AATACTCTTCTTTACTTGGAGATAAATATTTAACAATCTCTTCTTTATAAGCACCTCTTCCTTGCTTTGTAAGTAAATAACCTTTTGGATTATTTGGAATATTTACATTTAATAATGTTCCTTTTGGTAAGCCTTTTTCAATAACTTTTTTTATAATTTTTAAGGCTATTTTTGATGCATTCTCAAAATCCGGATTTTTAGAAGATGCTACAGAAAAAGCAACCGATGGAATACCAAATAAAGTTCCTTCCCTTGCTGCTCCTACAGTTCCGGAATAAAAAATATCATTTCCTATATTTGGCCCTGTATTTATACCGGAAACTAATAAATCCGGTTTTTCTTTTAGTATAACATTTACGCCAAGATGAACACAATCTGCCGGAGTTCCATCAACAATATAATAAAAATTTTCTTCTTTTTTCACAATTTTTAAAGGTCTTGTAAATGTTAGAGAGTGGGAAGTACCGCTCATATTTCTATCAGGAGAAATAGTAACCACATCAAAATTTGCATCTATCAGAGCTTTTCTTATTTGTAATATACCTTCCGATTGGTATCCATCATCATTTGTAAGTAAAACTTTATATTTACTCATCTTTCTTCCTTTATATATTTATTTTAGTCGGAGCGACCCGATTTGAACGGGCGACCTCTGGCCCCCCATGCCAGTGCGCTACCACCTGCGCCACGCTCCGAATGCAAATTTTTTAATATATAAATTTTACCTCATTTTTCAAGTAAATTTGAAAGTATTTTTGTTGCTTCAATAAGAGCTTTTTGTCCGACTTTTGCATATCTTGCTGTTGTGGTAGGAGATGCATGTCCAAGTAGTTCCTGAATAATTCTAAGTTCTGTTCCTGATTTTAAAGCCATAGTTGCTGCTGTATGTCTAAGTTTATGAGGATGAAGCTCTATTCCAAGGCTTTTCCCGATATTTTTTATTCTTCTCCATAAAGAGTAATAAGATATAGGAAAGATATCTTCAAAAGGTATCTCTTTTAGATACTCAATTAATATTTCCAAGGTTTTTCCGGAAATAGGAATATCTCTTTCCTTATCTCCTTTTCCTTTTATCTTAATAAATGCCACATCATTTTCTTTTAAACCATTATTTATTGCATAATCTATGCTGTAAGTTTGATTTTCTCTATACAAAATAATATTTTTCCTTTTTATATTCAAAAGTTCAGAAGAACGAATACCTGTTGTAAGCATCATTGATATTATTACTTTATCTTGTAGGCTTTGGATATTATCTAAAATTTTTTTTATCTCTTCGTCTGATAATGAAGCTGGTATTTTTTGTGAAACTTTTGGTCTGTGGGATTTTGTTATAGGAGAAGCATTTATTATTTCTATATCTATAAAATATTGAAAGAATGAATTTAAAGATGCAAGTTTTCTTGCTATTGTTGAAGATTTTTTCTTATTCATCTGTAGATACATTCTAAATTTTGCTATATCTGCCTTTGTTATATTTTCTATATCTTTATCTC
This region of Venenivibrio stagnispumantis genomic DNA includes:
- the surE gene encoding 5'/3'-nucleotidase SurE, producing the protein MSKYKVLLTNDDGYQSEGILQIRKALIDANFDVVTISPDRNMSGTSHSLTFTRPLKIVKKEENFYYIVDGTPADCVHLGVNVILKEKPDLLVSGINTGPNIGNDIFYSGTVGAAREGTLFGIPSVAFSVASSKNPDFENASKIALKIIKKVIEKGLPKGTLLNVNIPNNPKGYLLTKQGRGAYKEEIVKYLSPSKEEYWWIGGEEALFEECESGTDYTAIKNGFVSITPIKLDLTDYDSLTFLDETGFLKID
- a CDS encoding tyrosine-type recombinase/integrase gives rise to the protein MKLSECIDFYISYIADKSPHTVKNYKSDLKHFIQAIGDKDIENITKADIAKFRMYLQMNKKKSSTIARKLASLNSFFQYFIDIEIINASPITKSHRPKVSQKIPASLSDEEIKKILDNIQSLQDKVIISMMLTTGIRSSELLNIKRKNIILYRENQTYSIDYAINNGLKENDVAFIKIKGKGDKERDIPISGKTLEILIEYLKEIPFEDIFPISYYSLWRRIKNIGKSLGIELHPHKLRHTAATMALKSGTELRIIQELLGHASPTTTARYAKVGQKALIEATKILSNLLEK